The following DNA comes from Halalkaliarchaeum sp. AArc-CO.
CGCCCACCTCTCGTGAGCGACTCCTCGAGACCAATGACACGCGACAGCCCGACTGCGACGGTGACGGTCCGGGGCGACCGGACGATACTGCTTTCGAACACGCCCACAGTGCGCGAGAAGTACGGCTGGGAGTCCCGACGGTTTACGATCCACTGTCACACCGGCCGGATCGTCACCGGCCGCTGGGCCGGCGTTCCGCTCGGACCCGTAATCGAGGCGGCAGGGTTCCCGGACGACACGACACACGTGCTGGCGACAGGAGGGGACGGCCACCGGGCGTGCATCGAGATCGGGCCGACGCTGGACGGTCTGGTCGGCTTCGTCTGTGCGGAGATCGATCGAGGCCACGACGACGAGTTCGACGACGACTGGCAGGATACCCCCCGGCTGCTCGCACCCGACATCGACTCCGCCCGGACGGTCCGGGACGTAGTGGCGATCACCGCGCTGTCGCTGACGTCCGGAGAGGACCCGGAGACGTACGAGGCAATTACCTGAGTGACGGCCCGGACGAGCGGTCGATCACCTGAGCGACTTATCCGTCCAGCGCCCGTAGTTTCCGCATGGACGATCCGGGGGCAGAGGAGAGATCCGAGGAACGGACAGTCCTCATCTACGACGGCGAGTGTCCGTACTGTTCGATCGCGGCGACGGCAGTCCGCCGGCTCGATGACGTCGCGGTGGTCTCGTGGTACGACGATGACGCCCAAGAGTTCCTGGCGGCGCAGTTCGGGGAGGCGCCCTTCGCGATGGTGCTCGTCGACGCCGACGAGGGCCGCGTCTACGCGGGCCGGGCTGCGGCCCGGGAGCTCGCCGACCGGGCGGGCACCCCCAACCTGGTCGGATCGCTGCTTCGGGACAACTACGAGCGGATCGCCTCCGCTGTCGGTCGCGCCAGCGGCCGCGACCGCGAGGCGGATCCGTATCACGAGGAGTACCGGATCGAGGAGCCGGCGGCGCAGCAGTTCGACGCGCTCGCGGCCGCCGCACGCGAGGCGATGCCGGAGGAACTACGGTAGCGCGGGACCGACCGTCGACGATGACCGGACGGAGTCGGACGGAGGGGAAACTTCCGTCGAACGGAACGTACACGCTCCTCGTCGACGTCGACGATCGGTTCGAGACCGACGTCGGCGCGCTGGGCGAGCAGCGGTTCGACGCGCCCGTCTACTGTTACACGGGAAGCGCGTTCGGCACGGGCGGGTTCAGCCGGATCGACAGACATCGACGGCTCGCCGAGGGCGAGAGCGACGCACGGCACTGGCACGTCGATTACCTGCTCGGCCATCCCGCGACGTCGCTTTCGGCAGTCGTCAAAGCCCACGGCGAGGACGTCGAGTGCACCGTCGCCGGCCGGCTCGGCGACGGACCGATTCCCGGGTTCGGGGCGTCCGACTGCGACTGCCCGAGCCACCTCGTCTCCCGGGAGGATTTCGACGCCGCGCGCCGAGAAGTGCAAACAGTCCACGCCGAAGCCGTCGATGCTGCAGCCGTCACTGTCGAGCGATTCGAGTGATACCTGAAAACTACCGACGCGACCGGGAGTCGGGCACACAGCCCGGCCGGTCGGCGCTTGGAGACGCGATCGTCCGGGCAAACGATC
Coding sequences within:
- a CDS encoding DUF393 domain-containing protein, which codes for MDDPGAEERSEERTVLIYDGECPYCSIAATAVRRLDDVAVVSWYDDDAQEFLAAQFGEAPFAMVLVDADEGRVYAGRAAARELADRAGTPNLVGSLLRDNYERIASAVGRASGRDREADPYHEEYRIEEPAAQQFDALAAAAREAMPEELR
- a CDS encoding GIY-YIG nuclease family protein produces the protein MTGRSRTEGKLPSNGTYTLLVDVDDRFETDVGALGEQRFDAPVYCYTGSAFGTGGFSRIDRHRRLAEGESDARHWHVDYLLGHPATSLSAVVKAHGEDVECTVAGRLGDGPIPGFGASDCDCPSHLVSREDFDAARREVQTVHAEAVDAAAVTVERFE